In Mixophyes fleayi isolate aMixFle1 chromosome 4, aMixFle1.hap1, whole genome shotgun sequence, the following proteins share a genomic window:
- the LOC142150496 gene encoding olfactory receptor 5AN6-like, translating to MCEDNQTEVTLFLLLGFQGLYKYKILLFIVFLFSYIVIINGNLVLIVLVSTSDHLKIPMFIFLKHLAVSDVLITTTIIPMMLDIILRDEIEVSVTSCIIQLYLFSNFGFVQGFLIFVMSYDRYLAICNPMRYNSIMVPHVCLKMIAGCWLLVFIASSEIIMVWQFHFCGLNYIDHFFCDFGPIVELSSSDTSILLVVDFVISILMGIIPFILIIITYIIIIFTILNISSNSGRKKAFSTCSSHLATVCAYYGTVMTVYTTPSDESAFNTNKFRSLLYIVVTPMLNPIIYSLRNHEIRRTLQKLIVNIQIQLKTK from the coding sequence ATGTGTGAGGACAATCAGACTGAAGTCACATTGTTTTTACTTCTTGGATTTCAAGGtctatataaatacaaaattctACTCTTCATCGTCTTCCTCTTCTCCTACATTGTGATAATAAATGGAAACCTTGTCCTTATTGTTTTGGTGTCAACCAGTGATCATCTCAAAATTCCAATGTTCATCTTCCTTAAACATCTAGCAGTATCCGATGTCCTAATAACCACCACCATTATACCAATGATGTTAGATATTATATTAAGGGATGAAATAGAAGTATCTGTCACTAGCTGCATTATCCAGCTGTACCTGTTTTCcaattttggatttgtgcaaggTTTTCTAATTTTTGTAATGTCGTATGATCGATATTTGGCCATTTGCAATCCGATGCGTTACAATTCAATAATGGTGCCCCACGTCTGCCTCAAAATGATTGCCGGGTGTTGGTTATTGGTCTTCATTGcatcaagtgaaataattatggtTTGGCAGTTTCACTTTTGTGGTCTCAATTACATTGACCATTTCTTCTGTGACTTTGGCCCAATAGTAGAATTGTCTTCTTCAGACACATCCATTTTGTTAGTAGTTGATTTTGTCATATCTATTTTAATGGGTATCATTCCTTTTATCTTAATCATCATAACCTACATCATCATTATTTTCACCATACTTAACATTTCATCGAACAGTGGAagaaaaaaagccttctccacaTGCAGCTCCCACCTTGCCACTGTATGTGCATATTATGGAACCGTGATGACAGTTTACACGACGCCTTCTGATGAGAGCGCATTTAACACAAACAAATTTAGATCTCTATTATACATTGTGGTGACTCCTATGTTAAATCCCATTATCTACAGCCTCAGGAACCATGAGATCAGACGAACTCTTCAAAAACTTATTGTAAATATTCAAATACAATTGAAGACaaaataa
- the LOC142150497 gene encoding olfactory receptor 11L1-like, whose amino-acid sequence MCEDNQTEVTVFLLHGFQDLYKYKFLLFIIFLFSYIVVLNGNFILIVLVSTSDHLKIPMFIFLKHLAVADVLLTTTIMPMMLDIILRDVKEVSVTICIIQLYLFFNFGFVQGFLIAVMSYDRYLAICHPMRYNSIMMPHVCLKMIVGSWLLVFIVSSEIIMVWQFQFCGLNYIDHFFCDFGPIVQLSTSDTSMLLLVDFVISILIFFIPFFLILITYIIIFFAILNISSNSGRKKAFSTCSSHLITVCAYYGTLITVSMAPTDKSSFKTNKFRSLLYIVVTPMMNPIIYSLRNHEIRRTLQKMIVKIQIQLKTK is encoded by the coding sequence ATGTGTGAGGACAATCAGACTGAAGTCACAGTGTTTTTACTTCATGGATTTCAAGAtctatataaatacaaatttCTACTCTTCATTATCTTCCTCTTTTCCTACATTGTAGTATTAAATGGAAACTTTATCCTTATTGTTTTAGTGTCGACAAGTGATCATCTCAAAATTCCAATGTTCATCTTCCTTAAACATCTAGCAGTAGCCGATGTCCTACTAACCACCACCATTATGCCAATGATGTTAGATATCATATTAAGGGATGTAAAAGAAGTATCTGTCACTATCTGCATCATCCAGTTGTACCTGTTTTTcaattttggatttgtgcaaggTTTTCTTATTGCTGTAATGTCGTATGATCGGTATTTGGCCATTTGCCATCCGATGCGTTACAATTCAATAATGATGCCCCACGTCTGCCTCAAAATGATAGTTGGGTCTTGGTTATTGGTCTTCATTGtatcaagtgaaataattatggtTTGGCAGTTCCAGTTTTGTGGTCTCAATTATATCGACCATTTCTTCTGTGACTTTGGCCCAATAGTACAATTGTCTACTTCAGACACTTCCATGTTGTTATTGGTTGATTTTGtcatttctattttaatattcTTCATTCCTTTTTTCTTAATCCTCATAACCTACATCATCATTTTCTTCGCCATACTGAACATTTCATCCAACAGTGGAAGGAAAAAAGCCTTCTCCACATGCAGCTCCCACCTTATCACTGTATGTGCATATTATGGAACCCTAATCACAGTTTCCATGGCACCTACTGATAAGAGCTcatttaaaacaaacaagtttaggTCTCTATTATACATTGTGGTGACTCCTATGATGAATCCAATTATCTACAGCCTCAGGAACCATGAGATCAGACGAACGCTTCAAAAAATGATTGTAAAAATTCAAATACAAttgaagacaaaataa
- the LOC142150498 gene encoding olfactory receptor 11A1-like has protein sequence MCEDNQTEVTVFLLHGFQDLYKYKILLFIVFLLSYIVVLNGNLVLIVLVSTSDHLKIPMFIFLKHLAVADVLITTTIIPMMLDIILRDVKELSVTGCMIQLFLFSNFGFVQGFLIAVMSYDRYLAICHPMRYNLIMMPHVCLKMIVGCWLLVFILSSEIIMVCQLHFCGLNYIDHFFCDFGPIVELSSSDTSMLLLVDFVISILMGVIPFSLIIITYIVIFFTTLSMSSHSGRKKAFSTCSSHLATVCTYYGTLITVSMAPSDKSSFKTNKFRSLLFIVVTPMMNPIIYSLRNHEVRRTLQKMIVKIKIQLKTK, from the coding sequence ATGTGTGAGGACAATCAGACTGAAGTCACAGTGTTTTTACTTCATGGATTTCAAGatctatataaatacaaaattctACTATTCATCGTCTTCCTCTTATCCTACATTGTGGTACTAAATGGAAACCTTGTCCTTATTGTTTTAGTGTCGACAAGTGATCACCTCAAAATTCCAATGTTCATCTTCCTTAAACATCTAGCAGTAGCCGATGTCCTAATAACCACCACTATTATACCAATGATGTTAGATATTATATTAAGGGATGTAAAAGAACTATCTGTCACTGGCTGCATGATTCAGCTGTTCCTGTTTTCcaattttggatttgtgcaaggTTTTCTTATTGCTGTAATGTCGTATGATCGATATTTGGCCATTTGCCACCCGATGCGTTACAATTTAATAATGATGCCCCACGTCTGCCTCAAAATGATTGTTGGGTGTTGGTTATTGGTCTTCATTTtatcaagtgaaataattatggtTTGCCAGTTGCACTTTTGTGGTCTCAATTACATTGACCATTTCTTCTGTGACTTTGGCCCAATAGTTGAATTGTCTTCTTCAGACACTTCCATGTTGTTATTGGTTGATTTTGTCATTTCTATTTTAATGGGTGTCATTCCTTTTTCCTTAATCATCATAACCTACATTGTCATTTTCTTCACCACACTTAGCATGTCATCCCACAGTGGAagaaaaaaagccttctccacaTGCAGCTCCCACCTTGCCACTGTATGTACATATTATGGAACCCTAATCACAGTTTCCATGGCACCATCTGACAAGAGCTcatttaaaacaaacaagtttaggTCTCTATTATTCATTGTGGTTACTCCTATGATGAATCCCATTATCTACAGCCTCAGGAACCATGAGGTCAGACGAACGCTTCAAAAAATGattgtaaaaattaaaatacaattgaagacaaaataa